TGGATTCAAGCGGTTGTTATTATTACCATCACCACCAGCAGCAGGTTAACAGCGTCCATCCAGCGTCTCCATCAGTCAGTGAGGAAGAGTTGCCCCGCGTCCCCGATTCGCCATCTTGCTCCTCgtcgtctgcctcacagtcaccTTCCCAGCGCTGCTCTTCCCCATCGTCACCAGTCTCTTCCCCGTCCATCTACTCACCCCCGCGCCTGGGCAAGCGGCGGCGAAGCGAGGGGCCTGACGGCACCTCGTCATCCCCGGGCGCCTCCTCCCAGTCGCAGCAGCGCGCCACGTCGTCGTACTCGTCTTCATACTTGTCCGCCAAAAAGAGTCGCAAGGAGAGGGAGCAAGAAAACGAGAGGAAAGTGCAGGAGCTGACGGAGCAGAATGAGCGCTTGAAAGCGGAGATCGAAAGGTTGGGCGAGGAGGTGCAGCGCACACGGCGAGCCCTTATTGAGAGACTTGTCAACACCAAGAAATGAGCTTGAAGACAAAGGAGTAGTGAAGAAATGGTCGGTGTGTACACGCTCCTTAGACCGGAAGGTATGAAAACCAAAGATATTTTAAGATGTTTGGAAAAGATGATGAAAGTCAAAGCAGAGTGAAAGAAAAGCTGCAACATGACTGCGGCAAACTGAAAAGACAAAGCATGTGGAAGGCAAAAGAGGCAGGCTCTTGAGTGCATATCATACAGTGGTCGCAAGGTTTGGAACAATAAGTTTATTCACCGATTTGAAGTGTTTGATGATTTGTATGTTTGAAAGAAAGGAATTCAATTTGAGGGCATTTCGTTGTCACCCTTTCCTGCCATTTTGCAATAAATTGTAACTCCTCCTCCAAGGGCTGCAATATGGCGAGCAGAGATTATTTGCCCCAATTTGTAGAGGAGCTCAGGAATGTTTTGAATATGCCCCCTTGCTTTGAGAGTATGACAATTCCCCCGACCCCTATTTTGTAAGCCGTCACTTGCCTGTATGTGTATTTAAAATTCAAGCAGGTTGCACCCACCTAAACTTTCTACAGGTGACCTTTTTTATTCTATGCTGGAACTGGTGGTATATCCACATGCTATTTTTATATAATGGTAACATTTACTGTACTCATCTGTACTGTTTATTTCTACTTTTATTCAAGCCACCCTAGTTATTATACATAaataatgcatgtttttttaaagtaattgaTTTCATGTtctttaacattttttaactgTAACCCCAAATTTGCAATAaaagtgatttctttttttggttcgCTTGTTAatacatgatttgtttttattaagtGTTCACAAGGTTGACAGAAAAGTACATGGCATCAGAGTAAGTTGGGACCATAAttgcaaagtttaaaaaaaaaaagggtcaaagaaacacatttaaaagcGTACATTGACAGGCTGATGTGGTTTAAACACTTTTAAAAGCGTACATTGACAGGCCGATGTGGATTGTATGTATCAGGGGGAGAGTATCAAATCGGTTTCTCTTGGTCTAGGGATTTTTCCCAAATCCCTCCATTCTGTTGAATTCATTTAGCTccctttgtgtgttttcaattCCCCGCCAGCCTCGCTAGCATTTCATTAGCCCTTGGTGCCAACGCCGCGTTCTCAGATCCCGTCACGGCTTTGCCTTTGGCGAACTGCCTCATCTCGCCATGTACATCTTGTTCCCCTTCTCCTGCTATTGCACCTCCAacttgtccccccccaccccctctaccGCGAACCACCCTcaccatttgtgtcttttttttcttcttttgcctcGCCCGCTTGTCTCACTTCTTTTTGCCCTTGACGGGTGTGGGCTCTGGGCTTGTGCCCTCTGCCAGGGCCAGCTGTTTCTTCAGCTCCAacagtttggacacctctgccATAATCGTCGCCTTGTCGGCCTTCTGTGCTTTGAGAGCACGCACCTTTTCTCCCTGGCAAAGACAAGATACTGGGATTTCAAATGTGCATTGgttttattaaaatgaaattaaaaatccGCAAAGGATCACAACATATTCAACTCCCTAGACTTAAAATTTATTAAACTAATGTAATGTTCTGCTTGTCCCTCAATATTCAAATACTGTTAGTCTAACCCATTTTAATGATGTGCAACCAATGTACATGTCCAAATTAAGTAcgtcaaaaggttttttttcagtgtagtatGCAAAAACCTTCAATAGTGACTTTGTCAATGAATACAATTTCCATTGGGGTAATGTAAAAGGTATCTGATCCCTATTAACATTAACTACCattgtgaagaaaaaatgtaaaaaaataatataaaaaaaatagcgagGGTCCATTCTTCCTGAGTTGTACAATAAATTTATACAATTCATAATTGCTGAGTGAGTCAGTTTTGGCAAATACATTCTACAAGGATTCGcccaccccaaaaatgtatTCACGAGGAGACAAACGGGGACTGAGAGGAGaagacaatttttttctgcctatacataaaatgtaatgttatattttttaactcaaTAGAGTTGCATCAATGTCAAAAAACACCCAAGTCAAAATTAACTGAGTACTCACTGTAAGGGCCTTGGGACCCCCTATTCAAGTATGTTTTAGTCAATTTTCAAATTTGATCCTGTTCTGGAAACATTAGGAAATAATGTTGTATAGAATTTGATGTTAATAAATTTAATCGGCACACTTGGGAGTAACAGAATACATAACGCACTGGCGTTACACATTcaagacacaaaagaaaaaggaacTGTATTCTGTTACTGTTAACCACATAACCATATCACAGAGATTTATTAAcaattttgattattttgcaGGATTATGATATCCAAGCGAATAGAGAAGAGTGACAATACGGATCGTGAAATGGGCCGCGTGATTCCACTCACACGATCGTTGTGAGCAAACGGAAGGTGGGGGAACTGGCTGTGTTTTTGTCATCGAAACGCGGCCAGTTTAAAAAGCAACACAGACGAAAGGAGCAAGTGATGACCATTTGGAATGTACTAACCACAGGACTGATTGCtcttaaaaacatttacaaggaAAAGG
The DNA window shown above is from Hippocampus zosterae strain Florida chromosome 9, ASM2543408v3, whole genome shotgun sequence and carries:
- the ddit3 gene encoding DNA damage-inducible transcript 3 protein — translated: MTAEWLHLPPPYPPGVGPLCGAELEAWYEDLQDILGSDAGGAKLARAPSYGEEPEFLDVLESCSLTWLTDGGQTWGEGVQRTTEQIHNAQPLHHTSSSATSCLTLTEERKAEARSSDGDLLPPEFFEFLSEGGMVDSSGCYYYHHHQQQVNSVHPASPSVSEEELPRVPDSPSCSSSSASQSPSQRCSSPSSPVSSPSIYSPPRLGKRRRSEGPDGTSSSPGASSQSQQRATSSYSSSYLSAKKSRKEREQENERKVQELTEQNERLKAEIERLGEEVQRTRRALIERLVNTKK